In Phycisphaerales bacterium, the sequence GCGGAGGAGCGTCTCGCGGACCGACGATTCCTTGTTGGACGCGACGCGGAGGACGAACCAGTTCATCCCCTCCTGGCGGAGCGGCTCGTCGTGGGTCAGGGTGCCGGTGGTCTCGGTCATGGGTCGTCCTTACGGGCGGGTCGTTCGGGAACGGGCGCGGACTACTTGGGCAGGAGGCCGATCAACTGGTACACGGTCGAGAAGGTCCAGTCGGCGACAAAGAGGAAGCCGGCAATGATGAACGTGGCGCCGACCACAACGATCGTCGAGTCCTTGATGGTCTTGTACGTCGACCAGTGTACACGCTTCATCTCCTCATCAACGGCGACGAGGAAGTCCACGCTGTGGTGCTTCCTGCCGACGTAGTAGAAGATCAGGACCACGCCCAGGATGAGCACGAGCGAGGCGCCGCCTACCGAGAGATAGGTCGGGTTGAGGAGCGGTATCCCCACGGGGTTGCGGACTGAGGCCGAGAGACCTGGCCCCGACAACGCACGGGCGTCCGTCACGGCGTGGTTCTTGTCGGCGAGCACGATGTCGCGGATGACGAGTTCACCCTCGGCTCGCTGGGTCGAGACCGAGGCGACGCGGTCGATGACGGCATCGGCGATCTTGAGCGGCGGCTCGGCCCGGTTGTCCACCAGTTCGATCGCCGCACCGGGTGCAGGCTCACCCTTGAGCGCCCCGAGCGTGATGCGCCACGTGGGCTTGGGGAGAAAGTTCGCCTGGGCGTTGATCTGCCCCGCGATCCACATGGAGGCGGCCACGACCAGGAGCCCGGCGAACGCGGCCGTGAGGACGCGAACCCAGTATCCCTGCCCGAATCGATAGAGTCCGTGCTCGACTTTCGTGCTCATGCGTCGATCCAACTCACTCTTTCGCCGACGGACCCGTGCCGGCGATGAAAACTCAATCACTCCACTCGTGACCACATCACTCGTGGCCAGTGCTCGCCTGGCGTCGGCCGCCAGGCCGCGCTGGATTCCAACACGCCGGGAGGGACTTGAACCCGCAACCTGCGGATTTGGAATCCGCTGCTCTACCAATTGAGCTACCGGCGTTCGACCTGTCGGGGCACGGACGCCCCACCAATCCTTCGATGCGGCGTGCCGCTCCGGGGTCCGATCGTGAACCGCCCGAGTCGCCGTGCACGATCGATTACTTGCGCTTGATCTTGTGCTTGGTGTGCTTGCGCAGCCGCGGTGAGTACTTCAGGAGGCCCTCCTTGAGGCCCTCGGGAAGGCCACCCTTCACGTTGACGCTGGTGCGGTAGTTGAGGTCGCCGGTCTCGGTGCACTGGAGCCAGATGTACTCACGCGCTAGAGATTTCTTCTTGGCCATGGGATGTTCCCGCTTTCAGAATCCGCGAAATCACAAAGAAAAGACCCACCACCAAGGCACCACGCGCTCCCGAACGTCCCGGCCGCCGAGCCCATCGGTCAACCCTGAACAACCGTCTTCCAGCCACCGGAAGTCGTTTTCTGAGTCGGCCGAGCCATCGGCACGGGGGTGCCGAGGGATGGGTGCCGGGTTCGGACCGCGTGGTCCCTTGTTGAAAGCGCCGTCCGGACCCATGTGGATCCGGACGGCGTCAGAGAACAGTAGGCGGGGCGAGGCCTCGGCTTGTGCCGACGCCGATCGCCCGGGCGTTCGGGGTTTAGTCGAGGATCTCGGTCACAACGCCGGAGCCGATCGTTCGCCCGCCCTCACGGACGGCGAAGCGGAGGCCCTTTTCCATGGCGATGGGCTTGCCCATGAGGTCGACTTCCATCTGGATGTTGTCGCCGGGCATGCACATCTCGGCGCCGCCGAGGAGTTTGGTCGTCCCGGTGACGTCGGTGGTGCGGAAGTAGAACTGGGGGCGGTAGCCGGAGAAGAACGGCGTGTGGCGCCCGCCCTCTTCCTTGGTGAGGATGTAGACCTCGCCCTTGAACTTGGCGTGGGGGGTGATGCTCTTGGGCTTGCAGAGGACCTGCCCGCGCTCGATGTCGTTCTTTTCGACGCCACGGAGCAGGGCGCCGACGTTGTCGCCGGCGATGCCGCGGTCGAGGGTCTTCTGGAACATCTCGACGCCGGTGACGACGGTGGGCTTGACCTCCTTGGTCAGGCCGACGATCTCGACGGTGTCGCCGACCTTCACCTCGCCGCGGTCGATACGACCGGTGGCGACGGTACCACGACCCTTGATCGAGAAGACGTCCTCGATGGACATGAGGAAGGGCTTGTCGATGTCGCGGACGGGCTCGGGGATGAAGGTGTCGATCGCGGTGAAGAGCTCATCGATCGGCTTGCAGATCGCGTCGTCCTTGGGGTTCTCGAGGGCGGCCTTGGACTGCCCACGAATGACGGGAGTCTCATCGCCGGGGAAGTTGTACTTCTTGAGGAGTTCACGGACCTCGAGTTCCACGAGATCGAGGAGTTCGGGGTCGTCGACGAGGTCGACCTTGTTGAGGAAGACGACGATGTGGGGGACGCCGACCTGGCGGGCGAGCAGGACGTGCTCGCGCGTCTGGGGCATGGGGCCGTCCGCCGCGGACACGACCAGGATCGCGCCGTCC encodes:
- the secE gene encoding preprotein translocase subunit SecE, encoding MSTKVEHGLYRFGQGYWVRVLTAAFAGLLVVAASMWIAGQINAQANFLPKPTWRITLGALKGEPAPGAAIELVDNRAEPPLKIADAVIDRVASVSTQRAEGELVIRDIVLADKNHAVTDARALSGPGLSASVRNPVGIPLLNPTYLSVGGASLVLILGVVLIFYYVGRKHHSVDFLVAVDEEMKRVHWSTYKTIKDSTIVVVGATFIIAGFLFVADWTFSTVYQLIGLLPK
- the rpmG gene encoding 50S ribosomal protein L33, translated to MAKKKSLAREYIWLQCTETGDLNYRTSVNVKGGLPEGLKEGLLKYSPRLRKHTKHKIKRK
- the tuf gene encoding elongation factor Tu, whose amino-acid sequence is MAKGEFKRTKPHVNVGTIGHIDHGKSTLTAALSARSAARFGGIIKSYADITKGGTVRDANKTVTIASSHTEYETEKRHYAHVDCPGHADFVKNMITGAAQMDGAILVVSAADGPMPQTREHVLLARQVGVPHIVVFLNKVDLVDDPELLDLVELEVRELLKKYNFPGDETPVIRGQSKAALENPKDDAICKPIDELFTAIDTFIPEPVRDIDKPFLMSIEDVFSIKGRGTVATGRIDRGEVKVGDTVEIVGLTKEVKPTVVTGVEMFQKTLDRGIAGDNVGALLRGVEKNDIERGQVLCKPKSITPHAKFKGEVYILTKEEGGRHTPFFSGYRPQFYFRTTDVTGTTKLLGGAEMCMPGDNIQMEVDLMGKPIAMEKGLRFAVREGGRTIGSGVVTEILD